The Campylobacter sp. MG1 genome includes the window AAATTATTCATAATAAAGAAAATTTAAAATTACTCCATGCAAGAGCTGAAGGGGTAAAGGTAGCTACAAGCGATTTAATTATGTTTTTAGACCCAGATGATGAATTAGAGCTTGATGCTTGTGAGATTGCTTATCGCGCAATGGTTGACGGGGGGGGGCAAAACACAATAGATATGGTAATTTTTAATAGCAAAGTTATACGTAAAGATGGAATTTATAATTTGTTTAATATAAGCACTAATAAAAAATATATAAATATTGATGAATATAGAGAATGTTTTATTGATTTGAAATGGAATGTATGGAATAAACTATATAAAAAAAAGTACTACCTAAATGCAATCGATAAAATTAATAAAACTAATTATAAAGGAAATATGGCTGAGGATGCCTTGCTAACATATTTTATAACTTATGAATATCAAAATAAAATATTATTATTAAATGAAAAGTTATACAAATATTATACGAATGATATTTCAATAACTAACACAACTGATTTTTATAAAATAACGGAAAATATACAATCATTTGAAAAAATTTTAAAAATTATAAAACAAAATAATAAAGATGATTTTACAAAAAAATATTTTTATTACATTAATAAAGAATATATTATATATTCATTGTCGTTTTATAGAAAATACCATTTTAAAAATTTGTTTTTCTTTTACAAGTATTTAAGTTTTAAAATTAATAAAAAGCTATTAAAACTAAAATTAATTATTGAGTTAATTAAAAAATAATATAAATTTATAACACAAATTATTATAGAAAAAATTAAAAAATAATGTTAATACAATTTAAATTTTTTAATTATTTTCTTTAATTTTGATGTATATTTTTTTACTAAATTACTTTTATCAATTATTATATCATTTATATAATTATATTTATTTTCACATAATATTTGTTCGTCATTTAAAATATCTAGCTTTTTAAACATGTTATTTTCAATAAATTTTAAATCTATATCTGGACTATGATTATTTGAGAAAACTACATTGTTATATATTATATTATTAATATTACTATTTTTGTCATATCCTATATGCTGTTTACTTGTTTTATAAGCAAAATCCATACCAATAAAATATATATTTTTATACCCTAAAGATTTTCCAAGCAACATTAATAAAATACCAGAAGTTGGACGCAATTTATCATATTCATCTAATAAGCAAATTTCTTTCAATATTTTATGTTCTAATAATTCTCTTAATATTAAAACAAATGGCATTTTATTTTTAAAATAATTTAAATCAAAATTACAATCCCAATTTTGATTAATATAATTAAGACAAATATGCTCTATATTATATTCATTTTTTTTAGTAATCTCATGGATAGTTTTTAATTGAGAGTAAATAACCATTGGATTAAACATAACAAGTTTTATATTTTTTCCTAAATAATACTTATCTTCACAATAAAACTGATTACATCTAAAAACGTCATAGTCCTGTGGCAATGAGCTTAAATCTATATTTTTTAAACTTGGCCCATTTCCAACTACTATTAAATTCTCGCTATCTCTTTTAAAATTACTTATCACCTTAATTTACCTCCATTATTACAGTATTTTTTACTCAATGTTTTTTTTAACTTATTTCTTATTTTTTTAAATATATTTATTTTTTTATTAGTAAAATCGTATTTTGAAACAATAATATCATTTATATAATTATTTTGTTTTTGTATTGCAAGTTTATTGTGTGCAGAGTTGAGATTCGGTGCTTTTTGTAAAGTTATTTGATGGTTATAATATTTTGTAAAAAAATTCATTGTTTCCATATCTATATTTTTTGAATGGCATTTTTCAACAACCATATTTTTATTGTAAATTAGTTTATGCATACCTCCATCCATTGGTATATTATAGCAATATGCATTATTTATTTGATTTGTTTCATAAAAATCAATACCTGTATAATATATATTTTTGTATCCAAATATTATACCTAATGCAATTAGGTATATTCCGGACGTAACGTTCATTTTTTCCCATTCTTCTATGTTACTTAAGTATCTAAAAAGTATTTTGTCTTTTTGTAAAATTTCATCTAATATTATTAGATATGGATGTCTCTTAAATAATGTATTCAAATCAAAATTTATTTTTAGTTTGTTTGGTATACCCAAACATACATATTCAACTCTATATTCATTATTTTTTTCAAGTTGATATAGTGTTTCCAATTGAGAATATATAACAGAAGGGTTAAACATTACTAATTTTATATTTTTTCCTAAATAATACTTATCTTCACAATAAAACTGATTACACCTAAATACATCATATTCTTTTGGCATTGAATTTAAGTCTATGTTTTTGAGACTAGGTCCATTTCCCGCTACAATTAAATTATCGCTGTCTCTTTTAAAATCAATCATAAATTAAATCCTTTTATAATTTATGATATATTATAATATTTAAAATAAAAATAAAAGGTTTAAAATGCAAATTTTAAATAGAATTATAGATAAAAATAATCCAGCACTAATTATTGCGGAAATTGGTATTAATCATGGTGGTAGCCTTGAAGTTGCTAAACAGATGGTAGATGCAGCTCATCGTGCAGGAATTGAAGTTGTAAAACATCAAACCCATATAGTAGAAGATGAGATGAGTAAAGAAGCTAAGAAGGTAATTCCAGGAAACTCAAACGATAGCATATATGATATTATGGCTAGATGTGCCTTAAATGAGGTTGATGAATTAGAGCTTAAAAAATATGTAGAAAGCAAAGGTATGATTTTTATATCAACCCCATTTAGTCGTGCAGCAGCTCTTAGATTAGAGAGTTTTGGAGTAGGTGCATATAAAATAGGTTCTGGCGAGATGAATAATTACCCACTTTTAAAATTAATTGCTAGTTTTCATAAGCCTACAATTATTTCAACAGGTATGAATGATATAAATTCCATTAAAAAAGCTGTGAAGATTTTTAAAGATGAGAATACCCCTATTGCATTACTTCATACTACAAATCTTTATCCAACACCACCACACTTAGTAAGGCTTGGGGCTATGCAAGAGATGATGAACGAATTCCCTGATTTAGAAATTGGACTTAGCGATCATACTTTAAACAATAACTCATCAATTGCAGCTATTGCTTTAGGAGCAACGATAATTGAAAGACATTTTACCGATCATAAAAATAGAATTGGTGAAGATATAGTTTGTTCTATGGATGAAAATGAAGCAAGAGAGCTTGTAAATGCTGCAAAAGAACTTCATCAAATGAAAGGTGGCAAAAAAGAGGCAGCTAAAGAAGAAAAAGTAACCATTGATTTCGCATTTGCAACTTGTGTAAGCATAAAACCTATTAAAAAAGGAGAGATGTTTAGCGTGGATAATCTTTGGGTAAAACGCCCTGGAACAGGTGAAATACTAGCTGAACATTATGAAAGTTTATTGGGTAAAAAAGCAAGATATGATATAGAAAATGATACTCATATAACTTGGGATATGGTAAATGAGTAAAAAAATACTTTTTGTAAGTGGAACAAGAGCAGATTGGGGGAAAATAAAACCACTTATAAATGAGATTGATAAGTGCGAAAACTTTTCTTATATGATTTATACTTGCGGTATGCATTTACTAGAGCAATTTGGAAGTACTTATAAAGAGATTATTAAAGACGGATTTTCAAATTTATATTTAGCAAAAAAATATGAAACAAATAAAACTGATATAAATTTATCTCATTTTATAAGTGATTTTAGCGAGTTTGTAAGTTCATATAAACCTGATATGATAGTAATTCACGGGGATAGACCGGAGGCTTTAGGTGGTGCTATTGTTGGAGCATTTAATAATATTTTAGTAGCCCATATTGAAGGTGGAGAAAAAAGTGGCACTATAGATGATAGTATAAGACACTCGGTTACTAAACTATCTCATATACATTTTGTAGCAAACGATGAGGCTAAGGCTAGACTTATTCAACTAGGAGAAGATGAAAAAACTATTTTTGTGATAGGTTCTGCAGATATTGATGTAATGTTAAGTGATAATTTGCCAAATTTAGATGATGTTAAGTCATATTACAATATAGAGTTTAAAGATTATGCAATATTTTCATTTCATCCTGTTACAACTGAAGTTCATTCTATGCAATATCAAATTGAGAATTTAATTCAACTATTAATTAATAGTAATAAAAACTATATTTGCATATATCCGAATAATGATTTGGGTAGCGATATTATTTTAAATGAATTAAAGAAGTTAAAAACTAATTCAAAATTTAAATTATTTCCATCAATTAAATTTGAAAAATTTTTAACACTTTTAAAAAATGCTGAATTTATTATAGGAAATAGTTCAGCTGGTATTAGAGAAGCTAGAGTATATGGGACTTATTGTATAAATATAGGTTCAAGGCAAAATTCAAGAGTAAAAGAAAATATAAAATATATAAAAACATTTAAATCAGATGATATGCAATTACTGGATTTTATTAAAACGCATAATTTTAATATAAAAAATAAAGATAATTCTTTTAGTAGTGGAAATTGTGCAAGTGAATTTCTTAAAATTTTAAATAATAAAAAGACTTGGAAAATTAATTTGCAAAAAAGGTTTAATGATTTATGAAAGTTTTGGCAATCATCCCAGCAAGAAGTGGTAGTAAAGGTGTAAAAGATAAAAATATTAGACTCGTAAATGATATTCCTTTAATGGCATACACTATAAAAGCCGCTAAAACAAGTGACATTTGCGATGAAGTAATGGTATCAACCGATAGTGTAGAATATGCAAATATTGCTAAAAGTTATGGTGCTAATGTGCCGTTTTTGCGTAGCGAGAAGACAAGTAGTGATACGGCTAAAACTTTAGATTGTGTTTTAGAGGTTTTAGATGAGTATAAAAAAATAGGTAAAACATTTGATGTTTTAATAATTTTACAACCAACTTCACCACTTAGAGATGCTGAAGATATTAAAGAAGCTTTTAAGACTTTTTTAAAGCATAACAAAAGTGTAGCTAGTGTATGCGAAGGTGATAATGTTGTTTTATTAAGAACTATCAGTGATGGTAAATTAGAAAAAATAATAGAACAAAATAGCACAATAAGACGTCAAGATTTTAAGAAAAACTATAAAATCAACGGAGCTATTTATATAAATTATATTAAAGACTTAGATGAAAATACGAGTTTTAATGATAACGAAATAGCTTTTATTATGGAAAAATCCCATTCACTTGATATAGATACTGAGTGGGACTTGAAATTTGCTGAATATTTAAAAGGAACAATATGAAATTCTTTGAAAAATTATTAAAAAGTATAAAAAAACGCACTGATTTATATTATTTTTACTATAAATACTATGATTTTTTTAATAAAAATCAAGAAATTAAATTATACGCATTTTTAAGGGCTTATAATGAAAAACAAACTATAAAAATGAGTTTAGAAACTATGTTGCAGGGGGGGGTAATAAATGGAATATTAGGCTATCATCTAAACGAACAAAAAAGTGACGATGGAACTAGTAAAATTTTAAAAAAATTTGCAGAAAATAATAATGGCTTTAAAGATATCTTATACCCTTATCATGTAATTCCAGCTCACGATAATAGATATGAAAATAATACAAATGCAAATTTGCGTTTAGATACATATTATAATTACATTCTTAATCATATCCCAAAAAATGAATGGTTCATAAAAATTGATGGAGATCACTTATATAATCCAATAGCACTAAATATGGCAATAAAACAGATAACTAATAGTTATGATGTAATTTATTTACCATACATAAATATACACTATAAAAATAATAAACTATTTTTTATAAAAGATGGCTTTAGAATCGGAGATGATAATTGGATTGTTAAATATATAAATGGTGTTAAATTTATTTTTGATTCAAAAATAAATGTGAAAAAATAAAATTTAACGCAAGACAAAAACTAATCAAAGCGGATAATATAATTAGTCTACATTTTCCATTTTTAAAAACACATAGATCACATATTATTAAAGATGATATGTTGATTTCATTTGAAGATTTTAATTTAAATTCAATTAACTTAACTAAAATTGATAAAGAATTTTTAAATAAAGAAAATATTATAAATATATTAGAAAGATATATTAAGGAAAAATAAAATGCCACTAATATCAATAATCCTACCAACTTATAATGTTGAAAAATATATTGCAAGAGCACTTGAAAGCTGCATAAATCAAACTTTAAAAGATATAGAAATAATAGTAGTAGATGATAAAGGACAAGATAAAAGCATTGATATTGCAAAAGAATTTGCAAATCGTGATGATAGGATAATAATTGTTCATAATAAAGAAAATTTAAAGCTTTTGCACGCTAGAGCCGAAGGGGTAAAGGTAGCTACAAGCGATTTAATTATGTTTTTAGACCCAGATGATGAATTAGAGCTTAATGCTTGTGAGATTGCTTATCGCGCAATGGTTGATGGGGGGGGGTATATTATAGTTGATATGCTTTGTTTTAATTTTTGCAAAATAACAAATAAGGACAAAGTATTTGAAAATATATTTATTGATAATATATATAAAACGAAAGATTTTATACAATATATAATTAATATAAATAAATGTTATTGGAATTTATGTAATAAAGTTTTTAAGAAAAGTTTATATTTAAACATTTTAAAATTTAATTTAAAAAATATAATTATGGCAGAGGATGCTTTATGTTTTTTTATACTATTAAACTATACTAATACTATAAAGACATTAAAAAATAATCTTTATTTATATTATCAAAATAATTTAGAATCTTCAACAATAACAAATAATTTACTAAAAATAGAACATGCATTAAATGATGAAAAATACGTAATTAATATAATAAATGATTTTAATACTATAGATATCAATATGGTCAAATTAAAAAATAATATATTAAAAAAATTAAAGAATTATCATAATGAAAGAAAAATGATATATTATAATCTGAAATTTCCATATATTAAAAGTATAATAAAGATATTTTATAAAATAATAAAAAAATGAAGGTATAAATATGCAAAAAGTAGCAAGTTTTTGGTATACAAAACCTAATATAGTGGGGGGGGGTATTTCAAAACTTGAAATTTTATGTATTAAATCCTGACTAGATAATGGATTTGAATTTAATCTATATACATATAATTTAGATGATAAGATTTTTAATTATTTCAAAAATAACTTTTCAAACTTTAAACTTCAAGACGCTAATGAAATTATTAAATTTGAAGATATGTTCAGTGATGATAGGGGTGTTGGAGTTGCTGGATTTAGTGATTATTTTAGATTTAAAATGATTTATATAACAGGAATTCCTTGGGTAGACTTGGATATGATATGTTTAAATAATTTTTCTATGGATAATGATTTTATAATTATTAAGGAAAAACTTAAAAACAAAGATAAATTTTACCAATCAATTACAACATCATTGCTTAAATTTCCAAAAAATTCAGAATTTGGAAAATACTTAATTAAGGAAAGTGAAAAATTAATAGATAATAGAAAAGTTATTCCTTGGGGAATTATAGGTCCTGTTTTTTTAAATGATGCATGTATTAAATTTGGTTTAGACAAAATAGCGTTGGATTATAAAGAAACTTGTCAAGTATCATGTTATGAAGTAGAAAAATTTATTTTTAGCAAAAATATTGATTTTAATGCAAAATGTATTCATTTTTACAACGAAATGTTAAAATGGGCCAAAATTGATAAAAACAATAGATATTTTGACTATTCAATTTATGAACAATTAAAAAATAAATATAATATTTATCCCATATTAGAAGACTTAAATATTAAATGTAATATAAAACATATTGATATTATTAAAATAAAATGGAGATTTTCAAAACTTAGAAAGTATATAAGACATCCTAAATTATTAATTTATAAAAATAAGTAATTATAATTAAGTAAAATTTTAAAAATAAAGGTAGAAATAATGCTCTTTAACTCCAATCTATTCATATTTATATTTTTACCAATAATATTTATTTTATATCACACGCTAAATTACTATAGGCAAATAAATCTAGCAAAGGTTTTTATGATATTTGCTAGTTTTGTTTTTTATGCTTATTTTAAATATTCACTTGTATTTATATTAATAGCTTATATTCTAATAAACTATATTTTTTATCATTTACTAATGCGGTATAAAAGTAAGCTTTTGCTAAGTCTTGGGATAGGGCTAAACTTAGCAATATTAGGATATTTTAAATATAAATATTTTGTTATAGATAATATAAATAATATATTTAACCTTGATATTATTAATCCAACCATACTGCTTCCACTTGGAATTTCGTTTATTACCTTTCAGCAAATCGCATTTTTAAGTGATTGTTATAAGTATCAGCGTGATATAAAAACTCTCGTTGGGGGGGGGGATTTTAGGATTTATAAACTTTAGTTTATTTGTAAGCTTTTTCCCACAATTAATTGCTGGACCTATTGTGCATTATAAAGATATGATGCCGCAATTTAAAAATCCAAATAACTTCATATTAAGATATAAAAACATAGCTTTAGGATTATTGTTTTTTACAATTGGCTTATTTAAAAAAGTAGCCTTAGCTGATTATCTAGCACCTAGTATTGATGCAACATATAGTTATGTAGAAAGCGGAGGAGTATTAAACCTAATTGAAAGCTGGGTATTAACCCATGCTTATACATTTGAGCTTTATTTTGATTTTAGTGGATACTCTGATATGGCGATAGGCTTAGCATTGTTTTTTAATATAAAACTTCCATATAACTTTAATTCTCCTTATAAGTCTTTAAGTATTTCAGAGTTTTGGCAAAGATGGCATATGACATTAGGAAAATTTTTAAAAGATTATATTTATATTCCACTTGGTGGTAGTAGGGTTGGCAAATCTAGACAATACATAAATTTATTTATAGTCTTTTTAATAAGTGGAATTTGGCACGGAGCTGGATGGGGATTTATAATATGGGGAAGCTTACATGGAATTGCAATATGTATTCATAAAGCATATATGAGTGTGTTTGCTAATGTTACTTGGTTTAAGAATAGATTAAATAGTAAGTTTTATAAAGTAATAATGTGGATTATTACATTTGAGTTTATTAATATTACTTGGGTGTTTTTTAGAGCTACTAGTATAAATGATGCTTTAAGTGTTGTTAAGAGTATGTTTTTGGTGCATGGGCAAATCGTATTAAGCCCTAATATGCAAAGGCTGTTTAAAGATAATCCTTTGTTTGCATTTGGCAAATGGGGAGAGCATTTTACTATAGGGCAAAGTTCTATGCTAAACGCTGTGCTTTTAATGATAGCTTTTGTTTTGTTATTTAGGTCTTCACATTTAAATATATATAAAAAGTTTATTTTTAAAGATAGATATTTTGTATTAATAGGGATTATGCTGATTTGGTGTATTTTAAAGCTTAATATTACTGCTTATACAAAATTTATATATTTTAACTTTTAGGAATATTTATGAATAGATATTTAAAAAGAATAATTATAGGAGCTTTTGTAGTTCCATTTGTATGTTTTTCATGTGCAATAGGGTTTATATACTTTTATGATCCTTTGCAATTATTTCGTGAAAAATATTCAAATAGATATATTGAAGATATCAATATATCTTTTAAAAGAGTATTAGGCAATTATGATTTTAATGGTGTTGTTTTAGGAACCTCAATGTCAATAGAAAACAACCCAAAAGAGTTGAATTTTGCTAAATTTATTAATGCTAGTCAATGGGCAATTAGATTTAATTATAGGACAAACCTGTTGAATTATATTTTGAAATATAAAAATATAAATTATGTGATTTTTGATTTAGCACATATTAAAGATGATTTTAATAGCGAGTATTATAATATAGTTTCTATGTATGGTAGTGATAACATTTATTCAAAATTTATGATTTATGAAAACAATAAAACATTTCTAAAATGCATTATGTCTTTTTTTGAAATTGATACTTGTTTTGGCAAAGAGCATGATTTTTATTCACATGTTAAAATGATTAATGAATACATTAAAAATGATTATGAAGTCAATGAGAAAGATTTTATTTCTAATCAAAATAACTATTATGACGATTCGCAAATTTTTATCAATTATTTTAGTGCGATATTGAATACCTACAAAGATGTTTATTTTATTTTTATAATACCACCAAAGTCTATTTTAGCATTAAAATCAAAAGATATCAACAAAGAGGTAGAGGTGTATAAGGATATTATTTTATTTTTAAGTAAATATGATAATACTCAGATTCATTTTTTTGGCAATGAACAATTTGTTGATAATATAAATAACTATTATGACCTTTATCATTACAAACCTTGGATTAACTCACGCATTAATAAGTCTATAAATGAAGGTATAAATATTATTACAACCAAAAATATGGATGAATATTTTGATAAATTTATTAAAAAAATAAAAAATTATGATATCAAAGCTTATGAAGAAGCTTTAAAATTAAATATTAAAGAATAAATATCCTTGCTCATTTGAGCAAGGATATCATATTTACTCACCTTTACGAATTTGTAATTTTGCTCTTGAATAAAGTCCCGTTCCAACAGGTATCATTCTACCTAAAACAACGTTTTCTTTTAAGTCTTCTAAATAATCTACTTTACCAGTTACACTAGCTTCAGTTAATACCTTAGTAGTTTCTTGGAACGAAGCAGCCGAGATAATACTATCACTGCTAACTGACGCACGAGTAACGCCCGTTAAGCGTGGTTCTGCAATAGCTGGGCTTCCACCAAATTTCATAACAGCTTCGTTTTCTTCAGCAAATCTACGCTTACTTACTACATCGCCTACTATAAACTTAGTATCTCCACTATCTATAATGGTTACTTGTCTTAACATTTGTGAAATAATAATTTCTATATGTTTATCACTAATTGCAACGCCTTGTCCGCTATAAACTTGCT containing:
- a CDS encoding glycosyltransferase family 2 protein; translation: MPLISIILPTYNVEKYITRALESCINQTLKDIEIIVVDDKGQDKSIDIAYEYANKDSRIKIIHNKENLKLLHARAEGVKVATSDLIMFLDPDDELELDACEIAYRAMVDGGGQNTIDMVIFNSKVIRKDGIYNLFNISTNKKYINIDEYRECFIDLKWNVWNKLYKKKYYLNAIDKINKTNYKGNMAEDALLTYFITYEYQNKILLLNEKLYKYYTNDISITNTTDFYKITENIQSFEKILKIIKQNNKDDFTKKYFYYINKEYIIYSLSFYRKYHFKNLFFFYKYLSFKINKKLLKLKLIIELIKK
- a CDS encoding alpha-2,3-sialyltransferase is translated as MISNFKRDSENLIVVGNGPSLKNIDLSSLPQDYDVFRCNQFYCEDKYYLGKNIKLVMFNPMVIYSQLKTIHEITKKNEYNIEHICLNYINQNWDCNFDLNYFKNKMPFVLILRELLEHKILKEICLLDEYDKLRPTSGILLMLLGKSLGYKNIYFIGMDFAYKTSKQHIGYDKNSNINNIIYNNVVFSNNHSPDIDLKFIENNMFKKLDILNDEQILCENKYNYINDIIIDKSNLVKKYTSKLKKIIKKFKLY
- a CDS encoding alpha-2,3-sialyltransferase, translating into MIDFKRDSDNLIVAGNGPSLKNIDLNSMPKEYDVFRCNQFYCEDKYYLGKNIKLVMFNPSVIYSQLETLYQLEKNNEYRVEYVCLGIPNKLKINFDLNTLFKRHPYLIILDEILQKDKILFRYLSNIEEWEKMNVTSGIYLIALGIIFGYKNIYYTGIDFYETNQINNAYCYNIPMDGGMHKLIYNKNMVVEKCHSKNIDMETMNFFTKYYNHQITLQKAPNLNSAHNKLAIQKQNNYINDIIVSKYDFTNKKINIFKKIRNKLKKTLSKKYCNNGGKLR
- a CDS encoding N-acetylneuraminate synthase family protein; the encoded protein is MQILNRIIDKNNPALIIAEIGINHGGSLEVAKQMVDAAHRAGIEVVKHQTHIVEDEMSKEAKKVIPGNSNDSIYDIMARCALNEVDELELKKYVESKGMIFISTPFSRAAALRLESFGVGAYKIGSGEMNNYPLLKLIASFHKPTIISTGMNDINSIKKAVKIFKDENTPIALLHTTNLYPTPPHLVRLGAMQEMMNEFPDLEIGLSDHTLNNNSSIAAIALGATIIERHFTDHKNRIGEDIVCSMDENEARELVNAAKELHQMKGGKKEAAKEEKVTIDFAFATCVSIKPIKKGEMFSVDNLWVKRPGTGEILAEHYESLLGKKARYDIENDTHITWDMVNE
- the neuC gene encoding UDP-N-acetylglucosamine 2-epimerase; amino-acid sequence: MSKKILFVSGTRADWGKIKPLINEIDKCENFSYMIYTCGMHLLEQFGSTYKEIIKDGFSNLYLAKKYETNKTDINLSHFISDFSEFVSSYKPDMIVIHGDRPEALGGAIVGAFNNILVAHIEGGEKSGTIDDSIRHSVTKLSHIHFVANDEAKARLIQLGEDEKTIFVIGSADIDVMLSDNLPNLDDVKSYYNIEFKDYAIFSFHPVTTEVHSMQYQIENLIQLLINSNKNYICIYPNNDLGSDIILNELKKLKTNSKFKLFPSIKFEKFLTLLKNAEFIIGNSSAGIREARVYGTYCINIGSRQNSRVKENIKYIKTFKSDDMQLLDFIKTHNFNIKNKDNSFSSGNCASEFLKILNNKKTWKINLQKRFNDL
- a CDS encoding cytidylyltransferase domain-containing protein, whose protein sequence is MKVLAIIPARSGSKGVKDKNIRLVNDIPLMAYTIKAAKTSDICDEVMVSTDSVEYANIAKSYGANVPFLRSEKTSSDTAKTLDCVLEVLDEYKKIGKTFDVLIILQPTSPLRDAEDIKEAFKTFLKHNKSVASVCEGDNVVLLRTISDGKLEKIIEQNSTIRRQDFKKNYKINGAIYINYIKDLDENTSFNDNEIAFIMEKSHSLDIDTEWDLKFAEYLKGTI
- a CDS encoding glycosyltransferase family 2 protein — its product is MPLISIILPTYNVEKYIARALESCINQTLKDIEIIVVDDKGQDKSIDIAKEFANRDDRIIIVHNKENLKLLHARAEGVKVATSDLIMFLDPDDELELNACEIAYRAMVDGGGYIIVDMLCFNFCKITNKDKVFENIFIDNIYKTKDFIQYIININKCYWNLCNKVFKKSLYLNILKFNLKNIIMAEDALCFFILLNYTNTIKTLKNNLYLYYQNNLESSTITNNLLKIEHALNDEKYVINIINDFNTIDINMVKLKNNILKKLKNYHNERKMIYYNLKFPYIKSIIKIFYKIIKK
- a CDS encoding MBOAT family O-acyltransferase, whose translation is MGGGILGFINFSLFVSFFPQLIAGPIVHYKDMMPQFKNPNNFILRYKNIALGLLFFTIGLFKKVALADYLAPSIDATYSYVESGGVLNLIESWVLTHAYTFELYFDFSGYSDMAIGLALFFNIKLPYNFNSPYKSLSISEFWQRWHMTLGKFLKDYIYIPLGGSRVGKSRQYINLFIVFLISGIWHGAGWGFIIWGSLHGIAICIHKAYMSVFANVTWFKNRLNSKFYKVIMWIITFEFINITWVFFRATSINDALSVVKSMFLVHGQIVLSPNMQRLFKDNPLFAFGKWGEHFTIGQSSMLNAVLLMIAFVLLFRSSHLNIYKKFIFKDRYFVLIGIMLIWCILKLNITAYTKFIYFNF